One part of the Vitis riparia cultivar Riparia Gloire de Montpellier isolate 1030 chromosome 8, EGFV_Vit.rip_1.0, whole genome shotgun sequence genome encodes these proteins:
- the LOC117921033 gene encoding pentatricopeptide repeat-containing protein At2g37320 yields the protein MNSISLRQFIRKKPSSPISVPFSSYGSSFSQNIKRKTKTHKQLGILNLVSPTTDCAENRQTHLRLIQDFLPIPTNQFTQKRASDDFAHSNSLEETSNMLETNFLNEEESIVDASALSHALSLCASSRILKSGVQFHCLAIRTGFVGNVYVGSCLISFYSKCGELCHAYRVFEEMPVKNVVSWTAIIAGFAQEWLVDGCLELYSRMRNSTLKPNDLTFTCLLSTCTGGGSLGRGRSAHCQTIEMGFDSYVHVANALISMYCKCGNVEDAYYIFERMDGKDIVSWNSMITGHAQHGLAVQAIDLFEEMKKQKLKPDAITFLGVLSSCRHVGLVKQGQFYFNSMVEHGVKPELDHFACVVDLLGRAGLLEEARDFIVKMPIHPNAIIWGSLLSSCRLHGSVWLGIEAAENRLLLEPECAATHLQLANLYASVGCWDQAARVRKLMKGKGLKTEPGCSWIEVRNEIYRFRAEEWSNGGLTEISAVVDSLADHMRSLGYDMHEEEADDDLDTSVS from the coding sequence ATGAACAGCATTTCTCTTCGACAATTCATTAGGAAGAAACCCTCTTCTCCTATTTCCGTACCATTTTCTTCGTATGGGTCTTCCTTTTCTCAAAACATTAAACGCAAAACAAAAACCCATAAACAACTTGGAATTCTAAACCTCGTATCGCCTACAACAGATTGTGCAGAAAACCGCCAAACCCATCTTCGACTCATTCAAGACTTTCTACCAATACCCACAAACCAATTCACCCAAAAAAGGGCTTCTGATGATTTCGCTCATTCAAATTCGTTGGAGGAAACCTCAAATATGCTTGAAACGAATTTTCTGAATGAGGAAGAATCGATAGTTGATGCAAGTGCTCTCTCGCATGCATTAAGTTTGTGTGCATCGTCACGAATTCTGAAGTCTGGGGTTCAGTTTCATTGTTTAGCTATAAGAACTGGGTTTGTGGGGAACGTGTATGTTGGGAGttgtttgataagtttttaCAGCAAATGTGGCGAGTTATGTCATGCGTACCGGGTCTTCGAGGAAATGCCTGTGAAAAATGTGGTGTCCTGGACAGCCATTATTGCTGGTTTTGCGCAGGAATGGCTGGTTGATGGGTGCTTGGAGCTCTACTCTCGGATGAGGAATTCGACACTGAAACCCAATGATCTTACGTTTACGTGTCTTCTGAGTACCTGCACTGGTGGGGGATCTCTTGGGCGTGGGCGAAGTGCTCATTGTCAAACAATCGAAATGGGTTTTGATTCGTACGTTCACGTTGCTAATGCTCTCATCTCCATGTACTGTAAATGTGGGAATGTGGAAGATGCATATTACATATTTGAAAGGATGGATGGCAAAGATATTGTATCTTGGAACTCCATGATTACTGGGCACGCCCAACATGGACTGGCAGTGCAGGCTATTGATCTTTTTGAAGAGATGAAGAAGCAAAAGTTAAAACCTGATGCCATTACTTTCCTTGGTGTCCTCTCTTCATGTCGCCATGTAGGCCTTGTTAAACAGGGCCAATTCTACTTTAATTCCATGGTGGAACATGGTGTGAAGCCGGAACTTGATCATTTTGCATGTGTGGTGGATCTTCTAGGCAGGGCCGGGTTGTTGGAAGAAGCTCGGGATTTTATTGTGAAAATGCCTATACATCCCAATGCCATTATATGGGGCTCGCTACTGTCATCTTGTAGGCTTCATGGGAGTGTCTGGTTAGGAATTGAGGCTGCAGAGAATAGGCTGCTGCTGGAACCAGAGTGTGCTGCCACCCACTTGCAATTAGCTAATCTATATGCCAGTGTGGGGTGCTGGGATCAGGCTGCAAGAGTGCGGAAACTGATGAAAGGGAAAGGGCTTAAAACAGAACCCGGATGTAGCTGGATTGAGGTTAGGAATGAGATTTATAGATTTAGGGCAGAAGAGTGGTCTAACGGGGGATTAACTGAGATTTCTGCAGTGGTGGATAGTTTGGCAGATCACATGAGGAGTCTGGGGTATGATATGCATGAAGAAGAGGCTGATGATGATTTGGATACTAGTGTAAGCTAG
- the LOC117919576 gene encoding uncharacterized protein LOC117919576 isoform X2: MKGNCDEHTLKPSFWRSSPTKHGEQKNKGVMRYDTKESSTSTLSPGKNRFEIRHFRSCASMSDHTDQDGTLQMDILIKGEDGAKKPTSKTAHQLDLEAAITLVEMANGVPALPDDDFSFSSSKDMEDCDDDEDVLCETYGLLDGHGLNTALANKGQQHVEACASSGHNGLGTLLLECNWVTKRKRKSGVKYMDRRLRSRELIDEPSLKIQEGWHKVDAKKDSLTAQSCYLPFSERRTMDDIAMDDMVSDIKPSKKQHFTLATWTVVTGVSFSIIHLFADIRAVLVTPCVKDDAFEFCSELHSAGNQGSKQAKEKNLPSLTIHEIVQHIRANPRDPCILETREPLQDIVRGVLKIFSSKTAPVRAKGWKPLTSYERSSKSWSWIGPVSCNSWSDQDIRKEEMTSEGWGLPHKMLGKLVDCFSNWLRNSQETLQQIGSLPAPPMTSMKQIVDTRKSFRDIKTQKSTPTIRPSSEEVRNYFRREEALRYLVPYKAFPYTAADGRKSMVAPLRRASGKPSSKGRDHFMLKPDRPAHVTLLCLVRDAAARLPGNIGTREDICTLLRDSQYIAEGISSRQINQVVRGGLDRLHYEDDPCVQFDRVRKLWVYLHGGKEEEDFEDDATSPRPRKRQQKMAGSMLLKEQ, from the coding sequence ATGAAGGGGAATTGTGATGAACACACTTTAAAGCCAAGTTTTTGGAGGAGTTCCCCGACTAAACATGGAGAACAGAAGAACAAAGGGGTGATGAGGTATGATACTAAGGAATCATCTACCAGCACATTGTCTCCTGGAAAAAATAGGTTTGAAATAAGACATTTTAGATCATGTGCTTCCATGTCAGACCATACCGATCAAGATGGGACTCTGCAGATGGATATTCTGATAAAAGGTGAGGATGGTGCCAAAAAACCAACCTCCAAAACAGCTCACCAGCTAGATCTGGAAGCAGCTATTACTTTAGTAGAAATGGCCAATGGAGTTCCTGCTTTGCCTGATGATGACTTTAGTTTCAGCAGCTCGAAGGACATGGAAGAttgtgatgatgatgaggacGTTTTGTGTGAAACATATGGACTGTTGGATGGTCATGGACTGAATACTGCATTAGCAAACAAAGGGCAGCAACATGTTGAAGCATGTGCAAGCAGTGGTCATAATGGATTGGGCACATTATTGTTGGAGTGCAACTGGGTGACAAAGAGAAAGCGGAAATCAGGTGTTAAGTACATGGACAGGCGCTTAAGATCTCGAGAGCTGATTGATGAACCTTCTTTGAAGATACAGGAGGGATGGCATAAAGTGGATGCTAAAAAGGATTCTTTAACTGCACAATCTTGCTATTTGCCCTTTTCAGAAAGGAGAACCATGGATGATATAGCCATGGATGATATGGTGTCTGATATAAAACCATCAAAGAAGCAGCATTTTACTTTGGCCACTTGGACGGTTGTTACTGGGGTCTCATTTTCCATTATCCATCTTTTTGCTGATATCCGTGCAGTATTGGTTACACCCTGTGTGAAAGATGATGCCTTCGAATTTTGCAGTGAGCTTCACTCTGCTGGGAATCAAGGCTCTaaacaagcaaaagaaaagaatcTGCCTTCTCTCACCATTCATGAAATTGTCCAGCACATTAGAGCAAACCCCAGAGATCCTTGCATTCTTGAAACCCGGGAACCACTTCAAGATATAGTCAGAGGAGTTCTGAAGATATTTTCATCCAAAACAGCACCTGTGAGAGCAAAGGGTTGGAAGCCACTCACCTCTTACGAAAGATCTAGCAAAAGCTGGTCCTGGATTGGTCCAGTTTCTTGTAACTCATGGTCAGATCAAGATATTAGAAAGGAAGAGATGACTTCTGAAGGCTGGGGCCTTCCTCACAAAATGCTTGGGAAGTTAGTTGATTGCTTTTCCAACTGGCTGAGGAATAGTCAAGAGACACTTCAACAAATTGGAAGTCTTCCTGCGCCACCCATGACATCGATGAAACAAATTGTGGATACAAGGAAAAGTTTTCGTGATATAAAAACTCAGAAGAGCACTCCAACTATTAGGCCAAGCTCAGAAGAAGTAAGGAATTATTTTCGTAGAGAGGAAGCTTTAAGGTATTTAGTTCCCTACAAAGCCTTTCCTTATACAGCAGCTGATGGTAGAAAATCCATGGTTGCTCCTCTAAGAAGGGCTAGTGGCAAGCCATCTTCTAAAGGTCGTGATCATTTTATGCTTAAACCTGATCGACCAGCTCATGTCACCCTGTTATGCCTTGTGAGAGATGCTGCTGCTCGATTGCCTGGAAACATTGGTACCAGAGAAGACATTTGTACTCTGTTGAGAGACTCACAGTATATTGCAGAAGGCATCTCTAGCAGACAAATTAACCAAGTTGTTCGTGGAGGTTTGGACCGTTTGCACTATGAAGATGATCCTTGTGTACAGTTTGATAGAGTTAGAAAGTTGTGGGTCTACTTACATGGAGGAAAAGAGGAGGAAGACTTTGAAGATGATGCTACCTCTCCGAGGCCCCGAAAACGGCAACAGAAAATGGCTGGAAGTATGCTGCTCAAGGAACAGTAA
- the LOC117919576 gene encoding uncharacterized protein LOC117919576 isoform X1 — translation MTVKNRGRVPRSHGEGFLEHKDSALVNNDDLQSRTNALEYDNDGNGTDDDSMKGNCDEHTLKPSFWRSSPTKHGEQKNKGVMRYDTKESSTSTLSPGKNRFEIRHFRSCASMSDHTDQDGTLQMDILIKGEDGAKKPTSKTAHQLDLEAAITLVEMANGVPALPDDDFSFSSSKDMEDCDDDEDVLCETYGLLDGHGLNTALANKGQQHVEACASSGHNGLGTLLLECNWVTKRKRKSGVKYMDRRLRSRELIDEPSLKIQEGWHKVDAKKDSLTAQSCYLPFSERRTMDDIAMDDMVSDIKPSKKQHFTLATWTVVTGVSFSIIHLFADIRAVLVTPCVKDDAFEFCSELHSAGNQGSKQAKEKNLPSLTIHEIVQHIRANPRDPCILETREPLQDIVRGVLKIFSSKTAPVRAKGWKPLTSYERSSKSWSWIGPVSCNSWSDQDIRKEEMTSEGWGLPHKMLGKLVDCFSNWLRNSQETLQQIGSLPAPPMTSMKQIVDTRKSFRDIKTQKSTPTIRPSSEEVRNYFRREEALRYLVPYKAFPYTAADGRKSMVAPLRRASGKPSSKGRDHFMLKPDRPAHVTLLCLVRDAAARLPGNIGTREDICTLLRDSQYIAEGISSRQINQVVRGGLDRLHYEDDPCVQFDRVRKLWVYLHGGKEEEDFEDDATSPRPRKRQQKMAGSMLLKEQ, via the coding sequence ATGACAGTAAAGAATAGAGGGAGGGTTCCAAGGTCACATGGAGAGGGGTTTTTGGAGCATAAAGATAGTGCATTGGTTAACAACGATGATCTCCAAAGCAGAACTAATGCACTGGAATATGATAATGATGGTAATGGCACAGATGATGACTCCATGAAGGGGAATTGTGATGAACACACTTTAAAGCCAAGTTTTTGGAGGAGTTCCCCGACTAAACATGGAGAACAGAAGAACAAAGGGGTGATGAGGTATGATACTAAGGAATCATCTACCAGCACATTGTCTCCTGGAAAAAATAGGTTTGAAATAAGACATTTTAGATCATGTGCTTCCATGTCAGACCATACCGATCAAGATGGGACTCTGCAGATGGATATTCTGATAAAAGGTGAGGATGGTGCCAAAAAACCAACCTCCAAAACAGCTCACCAGCTAGATCTGGAAGCAGCTATTACTTTAGTAGAAATGGCCAATGGAGTTCCTGCTTTGCCTGATGATGACTTTAGTTTCAGCAGCTCGAAGGACATGGAAGAttgtgatgatgatgaggacGTTTTGTGTGAAACATATGGACTGTTGGATGGTCATGGACTGAATACTGCATTAGCAAACAAAGGGCAGCAACATGTTGAAGCATGTGCAAGCAGTGGTCATAATGGATTGGGCACATTATTGTTGGAGTGCAACTGGGTGACAAAGAGAAAGCGGAAATCAGGTGTTAAGTACATGGACAGGCGCTTAAGATCTCGAGAGCTGATTGATGAACCTTCTTTGAAGATACAGGAGGGATGGCATAAAGTGGATGCTAAAAAGGATTCTTTAACTGCACAATCTTGCTATTTGCCCTTTTCAGAAAGGAGAACCATGGATGATATAGCCATGGATGATATGGTGTCTGATATAAAACCATCAAAGAAGCAGCATTTTACTTTGGCCACTTGGACGGTTGTTACTGGGGTCTCATTTTCCATTATCCATCTTTTTGCTGATATCCGTGCAGTATTGGTTACACCCTGTGTGAAAGATGATGCCTTCGAATTTTGCAGTGAGCTTCACTCTGCTGGGAATCAAGGCTCTaaacaagcaaaagaaaagaatcTGCCTTCTCTCACCATTCATGAAATTGTCCAGCACATTAGAGCAAACCCCAGAGATCCTTGCATTCTTGAAACCCGGGAACCACTTCAAGATATAGTCAGAGGAGTTCTGAAGATATTTTCATCCAAAACAGCACCTGTGAGAGCAAAGGGTTGGAAGCCACTCACCTCTTACGAAAGATCTAGCAAAAGCTGGTCCTGGATTGGTCCAGTTTCTTGTAACTCATGGTCAGATCAAGATATTAGAAAGGAAGAGATGACTTCTGAAGGCTGGGGCCTTCCTCACAAAATGCTTGGGAAGTTAGTTGATTGCTTTTCCAACTGGCTGAGGAATAGTCAAGAGACACTTCAACAAATTGGAAGTCTTCCTGCGCCACCCATGACATCGATGAAACAAATTGTGGATACAAGGAAAAGTTTTCGTGATATAAAAACTCAGAAGAGCACTCCAACTATTAGGCCAAGCTCAGAAGAAGTAAGGAATTATTTTCGTAGAGAGGAAGCTTTAAGGTATTTAGTTCCCTACAAAGCCTTTCCTTATACAGCAGCTGATGGTAGAAAATCCATGGTTGCTCCTCTAAGAAGGGCTAGTGGCAAGCCATCTTCTAAAGGTCGTGATCATTTTATGCTTAAACCTGATCGACCAGCTCATGTCACCCTGTTATGCCTTGTGAGAGATGCTGCTGCTCGATTGCCTGGAAACATTGGTACCAGAGAAGACATTTGTACTCTGTTGAGAGACTCACAGTATATTGCAGAAGGCATCTCTAGCAGACAAATTAACCAAGTTGTTCGTGGAGGTTTGGACCGTTTGCACTATGAAGATGATCCTTGTGTACAGTTTGATAGAGTTAGAAAGTTGTGGGTCTACTTACATGGAGGAAAAGAGGAGGAAGACTTTGAAGATGATGCTACCTCTCCGAGGCCCCGAAAACGGCAACAGAAAATGGCTGGAAGTATGCTGCTCAAGGAACAGTAA
- the LOC117920847 gene encoding dirigent protein 17-like isoform X1, translating into MIPALGLGGTMENQSKEQEFETLPTGVFEISGEPAIVINGVPDVSSNDGSLVHCDTISDTGSHQETVFGEWLEGREVRKLFGGQYYSGVVTLFDKEAGWYRVVYEDGDFEDLEWHELEEVLVPLDVSVPLKSLAMKIIRKNQRPIQKPGKEVPKCGNRRLKKAIGMGKTVQLPEEASPPKFNGNHSESATPKGD; encoded by the exons ATGATTCCAG CTTTAGGGTTGGGCGGTACGATGGAAAACCAAAGCAAAGAGCAGGAATTTGAGACTTTGCCAACTGGGGTTTTTGAGATTTCTGGAGAGCCTGCCATTGTTATTAATGGGGTTCCGGATGTATCTTCAAATGACGGCTCTCTGGTTCACTGTGATACTATAAGTGACACGGGATCACACCAAGAGACAGTTTTTGGTGAATGGTTGGAAGGAAGAGAAGTTCGAAAGTTGTTTGGAGGGCAGTACTATTCTGGGGTGGTGACCCTGTTTGACAAGGAAGCAGGTTGGTACAGGGTGGTATATGAAGACGGTGACTTTGAAGATCTTGAGTGGCATGAGTTGGAAGAAGTGCTTGTGCCCCTTGATGTTTCAGTTCCATTGAAGTCACTGGCAATGAAGATCATCAGGAAGAACCAGAGACCCATTCAAAAACCTGGGAAAGAAGTACCTAAATGTGGAAATCGCCGGCTCAAAAAAGCTATAGGTATGGGAAAGACAGTGCAGTTGCCTGAAGAAGCTTCTCCACCGAAATTTAATGGTAACCACAGTGAAAGTGCCACTCCAAAGGGTGACTAA
- the LOC117920847 gene encoding dirigent protein 17-like isoform X2 yields MIPGLGGTMENQSKEQEFETLPTGVFEISGEPAIVINGVPDVSSNDGSLVHCDTISDTGSHQETVFGEWLEGREVRKLFGGQYYSGVVTLFDKEAGWYRVVYEDGDFEDLEWHELEEVLVPLDVSVPLKSLAMKIIRKNQRPIQKPGKEVPKCGNRRLKKAIGMGKTVQLPEEASPPKFNGNHSESATPKGD; encoded by the exons ATGATTCCAG GGTTGGGCGGTACGATGGAAAACCAAAGCAAAGAGCAGGAATTTGAGACTTTGCCAACTGGGGTTTTTGAGATTTCTGGAGAGCCTGCCATTGTTATTAATGGGGTTCCGGATGTATCTTCAAATGACGGCTCTCTGGTTCACTGTGATACTATAAGTGACACGGGATCACACCAAGAGACAGTTTTTGGTGAATGGTTGGAAGGAAGAGAAGTTCGAAAGTTGTTTGGAGGGCAGTACTATTCTGGGGTGGTGACCCTGTTTGACAAGGAAGCAGGTTGGTACAGGGTGGTATATGAAGACGGTGACTTTGAAGATCTTGAGTGGCATGAGTTGGAAGAAGTGCTTGTGCCCCTTGATGTTTCAGTTCCATTGAAGTCACTGGCAATGAAGATCATCAGGAAGAACCAGAGACCCATTCAAAAACCTGGGAAAGAAGTACCTAAATGTGGAAATCGCCGGCTCAAAAAAGCTATAGGTATGGGAAAGACAGTGCAGTTGCCTGAAGAAGCTTCTCCACCGAAATTTAATGGTAACCACAGTGAAAGTGCCACTCCAAAGGGTGACTAA
- the LOC117920845 gene encoding pentatricopeptide repeat-containing protein At2g37310 produces the protein MRLTKFLQIQISPTPNGGIHHCLQNLCSVNGLDCGTFGRLIQHCSDHRLLRQAKQLHARIVLSSLTPDNFLASKLITFYSKSNHLYEAHKVFDKILEKNIFSWNAMLIGYSIHNMHVHTLNLFSSLLPSYSLTLKPDNFTITCVLKALSVLFPDSILAKEVQCFVLRHGFDSDIFVVNALITYYSRCDEHGFARILFDRMHDRDIVSWNSMIAGYSQGGFYEDCKELYRKMLDSTGLRPNGVTVVSVLQACAQSNDLVFGMKVHQFIIERKVEMDVSAHNSLIGLYAKCGSLDYARELFNEMSNKDEVTYGSIVSGYMTHGFVDKAMDLFREMKNPRLSTWNAVISGLVQNNCNEGILELVQEMQEFGFRPNAVTLSSILPTFSCFSNLKGGKAIHAYAIRNGYAHNIYVATSIIDAYAKLGFLRGAQWVFDQSKDRSLIVWTAIISAYSAHGDANAALRLFGDMLSNGTQPDPVTFTAVLAACAHSGMVNEAWKIFDEMFLKYGFQPCVEHYACMVGVLSRAGMLSEAAEFICKMPIEPNAKVWGALLNGVSVSGDVELGKFVCDHLFNMEPENTGNYVIMANLYSQAGRWEEAENIREKMKKIGLKKIPGTSWIETSGGLRSFIARDVSSERSEEIYGMLEGLLGLMREEGYTLQDELDEECAYI, from the coding sequence ATGAGGCTCACAAAgtttcttcaaattcaaatatcgCCCACTCCCAACGGTGGAATCCACCACTGTCTACAAAACCTCTGCAGCGTCAATGGACTCGACTGTGGCACTTTCGGCCGTCTCATCCAACACTGCAGCGACCACCGCCTCCTGCGTCAGGCCAAGCAGCTTCACGCCCGCATCGTTCTGTCGTCTCTTACGCCTGACAACTTCCTTGCTTCAAAGCTCATCACTTTTTACTCGAAGTCCAATCATCTTTATGAAGCGCACAAGGTGTTCGATAAAATTCTTGAGAAGAACATCTTTTCTTGGAACGCTATGCTCATTGGGTACTCCATTCATAACATGCATGTGCACACGCTTAATCTGTTCTCGTCTCTCCTGCCGTCTTATTCCCTCACTCTGAAACCTGATAATTTCACGATTACTTGTGTTTTAAAGGCGCTATCGGTTTTATTTCCTGACTCAATCTTGGCTAAGGAGGTTCAGTGCTTTGTTTTACGGCATGGGTTTGATTCGGATATCTTTGTTGTCAATGCTCTGATTACCTACTACTCGAGATGTGATGAACATGGTTTTGCTAGAATTTTGTTTGATAGGATGCATGACAGAGATATTGTATCATGGAATTCGATGATTGCAGGGTATTCACAGGGTGGGTTTTATGAAGATTGCAAGGAGTTGTATAGAAAAATGCTAGATTCAACAGGGTTGAGACCAAATGGCGTAACAGTGGTCAGTGTTTTGCAGGCCTGTGCACAGTCAAATGATCTAGTTTTTGGGATGAAAGTTCACCAGTTTATAATTGAAAGAAAGGTTGAGATGGATGTTTCAGCCCATAATTCGCTTATTGGGTTATATGCGAAATGTGGGAGCTTGGATTATGCTCGAGAATTATTTAATGAGATGAGTAACAAGGATGAAGTCACTTACGGGTCAATTGTATCTGGGTACATGACTCATGGGTTTGTTGACAAAGCCATGGATCTTTTTCGGGAAATGAAAAACCCAAGATTGAGTACATGGAATGCTGTGATCTCAGGACTGGTTCAGAACAACTGCAATGAGGGCATTTTGGAATTAGTTCAAGAGATGCAGGAATTTGGGTTTAGGCCAAATGCTGTGACGCTTTCTAGTATTCTTCCtacattttcttgtttttcaaatcTTAAAGGAGGGAAAGCAATTCATGCGTATGCTATTAGAAATGGTTACGCTCATAATATTTATGTGGCAACTTCCATTATTGATGCTTATGCAAAATTAGGATTTCTTCGTGGGGCACAATGGGTTTTCGATCAATCAAAGGATAGGAGCTTGATAGTTTGGACAGCAATAATCTCAGCATATTCAGCCCATGGAGATGCTAATGCAGCCCTTAGGTTGTTTGGTGATATGCTGAGTAATGGAACTCAGCCTGACCCTGTCACTTTCACTGCAGTGTTAGCAGCTTGTGCCCATTCTGGGATGGTCAATGAAGCTTGGAAGATATTTGATGAGATGTTTCTAAAATATGGCTTTCAGCCCTGTGTTGAACATTATGCTTGCATGGTAGGAGTTCTAAGCCGAGCTGGAATGCTCTCTGAAGCAGCAGAATTCATTTGTAAAATGCCAATTGAACCAAATGCCAAAGTTTGGGGTGCACTGCTGAATGGGGTTTCAGTTTCTGGTGATGTTGAACTTGGGAAGTTTGTTTGTGATCATTTGTTCAATATGGAACCTGAAAACACAGGTAATTATGTCATTATGGCAAATTTATACTCACAAGCTGGGAGATGGGAAGAAGCTGAAAATATTAGggagaagatgaagaaaattgGTTTGAAGAAGATCCCAGGAACAAGTTGGATTGAAACAAGTGGAGGGTTACGAAGCTTTATAGCTAGGGATGTATCAAGTGAAAGATCTGAAGAGATATATGGGATGCTGGAAGGGTTGCTTGGGTTGATGAGAGAAGAAGGGTACACTTTGCAGGATGAGCTTGATGAGGAGTGTGCTTATATTTGA
- the LOC117920846 gene encoding E3 ubiquitin-protein ligase SGR9, amyloplastic: MADGQNSTEAIIMSALSTLSATQISHLTRCVYSILRYHHLRLSSLLSSPTIFAHTLHHLHSISLPHKTLLIARHLLSTLHHLTRFFQSTVPPPYSRTSLKLRDLDAVLLLLLLCQLRQHDPQALETCPSEWRTILCTHFSKTMLSLSGTGATSGAVLIPYIEVAARCRRFVGAVLSGGGGGGGEKLGREVGASTASVVALPSVEVRGGGVECVICKEEMRQGRDVCELPCEHLFHWMCILPWLVKRNTCPCCRFQLPSDDVFAEIERLWDVVVKSSSVNPHGECT; this comes from the coding sequence ATGGCAGACGGCCAAAACTCAACCGAAGCAATCATCATGTCTGCACTCTCCACCCTTTCCGCTACCCAAATCTCACACCTGACTCGCTGCGTTTACTCGATTCTCCGCTACCACCACCTCCGCCTCTCCTCTCTTCTCTCCTCCCCAACTATCTTCGCCCACACCCTCCACCACCTCCACTCCATCTCTCTCCCCCATAAAACCCTCCTCATCGCCCGCCACCTCCTCTCCACCCTCCATCACCTCACCCGCTTCTTCCAGTCCACCGTCCCGCCTCCATACTCCCGCACTTCCCTCAAATTGCGTGACCTTGACGCCGTCttgctcctcctcctcctctgcCAGCTCCGCCAGCACGACCCTCAAGCCCTCGAAACTTGCCCATCCGAGTGGCGTACTATTCTCTGCACCCATTTCTCCAAAACCATGTTGTCGCTTTCGGGCACTGGAGCGACCAGCGGTGCAGTTCTGATTCCGTACATCGAGGTCGCAGCACGGTGCCGGAGGTTCGTTGGGGCAGTCCTGAGTGGCGGCGGCGGCGGGGGAGGAGAGAAGTTGGGGAGGGAGGTGGGGGCATCGACAGCGTCGGTGGTGGCTCTGCCGTCGGTCGAAGTAAGAGGTGGTGGAGTGGAGTGCGTGATCTGTAAAGAGGAAATGCGGCAAGGCAGAGATGTGTGCGAGTTGCCATGTGAGCACCTGTTCCACTGGATGTGCATTTTGCCTTGGCTGGTCAAGAGGAACACCTGTCCTTGTTGCAGGTTCCAGTTGCCGTCCGATGATGTGTTCGCAGAGATCGAACGGCTCTGGGACGTTGTAGTGAAGTCAAGCAGTGTGAATCCTCATGGTGAATGTACATGA
- the LOC117919921 gene encoding uncharacterized protein LOC117919921: protein MIACGNVDAKWSEKKMEEDDRLRTLECLRGRLLAERVASRTAKEDAELMSNKLNELENKLKTEIKARNRAEKRLKFLMKKLESLKIPFASEGSEQSSSSDNSEISCQSSITSSATKNPEEKESKSQIPNSPKCEIEEKIEKPDSPTVSQDSTELQSNPSSKDIKNDEHSSCSQKSSEAEMEINGDMNEEENIDNSLALVPVSIPAASPVEVDVGEVLAALRHAREKIQRSMETRHMINVGSIGTRIC, encoded by the exons ATGATAGCTTGTGGGAATGTAGATGCGAAATGGAG TGAAAAGAAGATGGAGGAAGATGATCGTTTGAGGACATTAGAGTGCTTGAGAGGAAGATTACTTGCAGAGAGAGTAGCTTCAAGGACAGCCAAAGAGGATGCGGAGCTCATGAGCAACAAG TTGAACGAGCTTGAGAACAAGTTAAAAACAGAGATCAAAGCAAGGAACAGAGCTGAAAAGAGGCTTAAATTCTTAATGAAAAAGCTCGAATCCTTGAAAATCCCATTTGCCTCAGAGGGATCAGAACAGTCCAGTTCATCAGATAACAGTGAAATCTCCTGCCAATCATCCATAACCTCCTCAGCCACCAAAAAcccagaagaaaaagagtcCAAATCTCAAATTCCAAACTCTCCCAAATGCGAGATAGAAGAAAAGATAGAGAAACCAGACTCCCCAACAGTCTCACAAGACTCCACTGAACTCCAATCAAACCCAAGCTCCAAAGATATCAAGAACGATGAGCACAG CTCTTGTAGCCAAAAATCTTCAGAGGCAGAGATGGAGATCAATGGAGACATGAATGAGGAGGAGAACATAGACAATTCACTGGCATTGGTTCCGGTGAGCATTCCGGCCGCGTCACCGGTGGAAGTAGATGTCGGAGAAGTGCTAGCAGCACTGAGGCATGCTAGAGAAAAGATTCAGAGGTCAATGGAAACAAGGCATATGATTAATGTTGGGTCAATTGGAACTCGCATATGCTAA